The nucleotide window CACAAAGAGGATAGGTGAGGAAAGATGGGGAAAGCTTATATCGTTGGTTCTGGACCTGGTGACCCGGAATTAATAACCGTGAAGGCATTAAAATGTATACAACAAGCGGATGTGATCCTTTATGACCGCCTCGTTAATCGGGAATTATTGGCGGAAGCCAAACGAGAGTGCCAGATCATTTATTGCGGAAAACAACCTGCACATCACACGATGAAACAAGAAACTATTAATCATTTATTAGTAAAATTTACGAAACAAGGGAAAACGGTTGTCAGGTTGAAGGGCGGCGACCCCTTTGTGTTTGGCCGGGGTGCCGAGGAGGTCGAAGCACTAGCAAAGGTTGGACTATCCTATGAGGTAATCCCAGGTATCACCGCTGGGATCGCCGCACCTGCCAATGCCGGAATTCCGATTACCCATCGTGAAATGGGCAGCTCGTTTGCCATTGTAACGGGGAATCGGAAAAACGGTGGACCGAGAGATGTGGATTGGAAGAGTCTAGCATTGGCCGTTGATACCATTGCTAT belongs to Neobacillus sp. OS1-2 and includes:
- the cobA gene encoding uroporphyrinogen-III C-methyltransferase, which produces MGKAYIVGSGPGDPELITVKALKCIQQADVILYDRLVNRELLAEAKRECQIIYCGKQPAHHTMKQETINHLLVKFTKQGKTVVRLKGGDPFVFGRGAEEVEALAKVGLSYEVIPGITAGIAAPANAGIPITHREMGSSFAIVTGNRKNGGPRDVDWKSLALAVDTIAIYMGISNLGYICQELMCQGKNEHTPVAVIEQGTTMNQRVVTGSLRSIATIVEKERVKNPAIVVVGEVVRFREKILPFQQVNVENFERLHEGGSRW